Proteins encoded within one genomic window of Nonomuraea gerenzanensis:
- a CDS encoding DUF2637 domain-containing protein has translation MNDQPGPRPLSEGEQTLISVTAAAVGVLGLIGFVISFATVMDAAKPTFGPLAFLLPLGVDLGIGVFSALDIVLARLNMRVRWLRFIPWTLTAVTVYLNVAAYATAPGGPNWFAVVSHAILPGLWVVAVEIGTHAVRKRANLAHPSRRLDSIRISRWLLSPVPTFALWRRMVLWEVRSYPEALNRERERILAKTDLQDRYGRLWQFRASRRERALYKLGELAPARTEPVRLVPPPAPQRPALTAAPARKPSPRKSRKTTRPAIAPSEVDDLMPLGWQVAADHDARGVTLTRDRLRYAIRQTGQSISTDRAGALLARLRTETGPTAENTEQEAA, from the coding sequence ATGAACGACCAGCCCGGCCCGCGCCCGCTGTCGGAAGGAGAGCAGACCCTGATCTCGGTCACCGCCGCCGCTGTCGGCGTGCTGGGGCTGATCGGGTTCGTCATCTCCTTCGCCACCGTCATGGACGCGGCCAAGCCCACGTTCGGACCGCTCGCCTTCCTGCTGCCCCTCGGGGTAGACCTCGGCATCGGCGTGTTCTCCGCCCTGGACATCGTCCTGGCCCGCCTCAACATGCGGGTGCGCTGGCTGCGATTCATCCCCTGGACGCTCACCGCCGTCACCGTCTACCTGAACGTCGCCGCCTACGCCACCGCACCCGGCGGGCCGAACTGGTTCGCCGTCGTCTCCCATGCGATCCTGCCCGGCCTGTGGGTGGTGGCCGTCGAGATCGGCACCCACGCCGTCCGCAAGCGCGCCAACCTGGCCCACCCGTCCCGCCGCCTCGACAGCATCCGCATCTCGCGCTGGCTGCTGTCCCCGGTCCCGACGTTCGCCCTGTGGCGGCGCATGGTGCTCTGGGAGGTGCGCTCGTACCCCGAAGCTCTGAACCGCGAGCGTGAGCGGATCCTGGCCAAGACCGACCTTCAGGACCGGTACGGCCGCCTGTGGCAGTTCAGGGCCAGCCGACGCGAGCGCGCCCTGTACAAGCTCGGCGAACTCGCGCCGGCCCGGACCGAACCGGTACGACTCGTGCCGCCTCCGGCTCCCCAGCGTCCTGCCCTGACCGCCGCACCCGCCCGCAAGCCGTCACCCCGTAAGTCGCGCAAGACCACCCGTCCTGCCATCGCCCCGTCCGAGGTGGACGACCTCATGCCGCTGGGCTGGCAGGTCGCCGCCGACCACGACGCCCGAGGCGTCACGCTGACGCGGGACCGGCTCCGCTACGCCATCCGCCAGACCGGCCAGTCCATCTCCACCGACCGCGCGGGAGCGCTGCTCGCCCGCCTGCGGACCGAGACCGGTCCGACCGCCGAGAACACGGAGCAGGAGGCGGCTTGA
- a CDS encoding GntR family transcriptional regulator — protein MPSQRRRDTLRGDVSARIAEDLRQAILSGEYAEGDRLPSTSELMEQEQVSSLSVRHAYQALIGEGLVVAVPKKGFYVRESLRMTWHMTKWQDPKRLENVKTDGWTADVEAAGFSHRQTISVSILPGSHMVAGTPIAERLGIPESERVVVRSRVRYIGPGPDQPANEPESLADSYYAYNLVKDTGIMEPDSVNTAQVLAELGCPMRDHIDELTPRIASRQETDRLQLAGVMAVLEVVRTTLTTSGKPVLVLHQIRPGNGSKYIYQVECRDD, from the coding sequence ATGCCCAGCCAGAGGCGGCGGGACACGCTCCGCGGGGACGTGTCGGCACGGATCGCCGAGGACCTACGACAGGCCATCCTGAGCGGCGAGTACGCCGAGGGGGACCGGCTTCCGAGCACGTCTGAACTCATGGAGCAGGAGCAGGTGTCGTCGCTGAGCGTGCGACACGCCTACCAGGCGCTGATCGGTGAGGGCCTGGTCGTGGCCGTGCCGAAGAAGGGCTTCTACGTCCGCGAGTCGCTGCGCATGACCTGGCACATGACGAAATGGCAGGACCCGAAGCGCCTGGAGAACGTCAAGACCGACGGCTGGACGGCGGATGTCGAGGCGGCTGGCTTCTCCCATCGGCAGACCATCAGCGTGAGCATCCTGCCGGGCAGCCACATGGTGGCTGGAACACCGATCGCGGAGCGGCTGGGCATCCCGGAGAGTGAGCGGGTCGTGGTGCGTAGCCGGGTCCGCTACATCGGGCCGGGGCCGGATCAGCCGGCCAACGAGCCGGAGTCGCTGGCGGACTCCTACTACGCGTACAACCTCGTCAAGGACACCGGGATCATGGAGCCGGACAGCGTCAACACGGCTCAGGTCCTGGCCGAGCTCGGGTGTCCGATGCGCGACCACATCGACGAGCTGACCCCGCGGATCGCCTCTCGTCAGGAGACGGACCGGTTGCAACTGGCGGGGGTCATGGCGGTGCTCGAAGTCGTCCGTACGACGCTGACCACGTCAGGCAAGCCCGTGCTAGTGCTGCACCAGATCAGGCCGGGTAACGGGTCGAAGTACATCTACCAGGTGGAGTGCAGAGATGACTGA
- a CDS encoding WhiB family transcriptional regulator, which produces MNNEYENDEVSDLLDDLINAEPACDSTMAVLFTGPDIETDEERWTREATAKAICQTRCPARAACLSYAMALDPEEGVWAGYTAEELRDVRPLLIFLPDRRANEVA; this is translated from the coding sequence GTGAACAACGAGTACGAGAACGACGAGGTCTCCGATCTCCTGGACGACCTCATCAACGCCGAACCGGCGTGCGACTCCACCATGGCCGTCCTCTTCACCGGTCCCGACATCGAGACCGACGAAGAGCGCTGGACCCGGGAGGCGACGGCCAAAGCCATCTGCCAGACGCGCTGCCCGGCCCGCGCCGCCTGCCTGTCCTACGCCATGGCGCTCGACCCGGAGGAGGGCGTCTGGGCGGGCTACACCGCAGAAGAACTGCGAGACGTACGCCCGCTCCTCATCTTCCTTCCCGACCGCCGCGCGAACGAGGTGGCGTAG
- a CDS encoding GNAT family N-acetyltransferase translates to MTDRPVLAARLAVESDTERVVELRAESERWLAERGIQQWTAKWDEIGREKIRRNIANRETWVFEAGGEVVATVTLNTRPDLDFWDPDTDGPALYLYKLLVARDQAGRGLGGDIVDWSVDQAARQGFPWLRLDVWRTNHGLQRYYLEHGFEHVRTVVVDGRDSGACFQRRAAPVSVPNIVEEGVRDVL, encoded by the coding sequence ATGACTGACCGTCCCGTCCTGGCGGCCCGTCTCGCCGTCGAGAGCGATACCGAGCGTGTCGTCGAGCTGCGTGCCGAGTCCGAACGCTGGTTGGCCGAGCGTGGCATCCAGCAGTGGACGGCGAAGTGGGACGAGATCGGCCGGGAGAAGATCCGCCGCAACATCGCCAACCGCGAGACCTGGGTGTTCGAGGCCGGCGGCGAGGTGGTCGCCACGGTGACGCTCAACACCCGGCCGGATCTGGACTTCTGGGATCCGGACACTGACGGGCCTGCCCTGTACCTGTACAAGCTGCTCGTCGCTCGGGACCAGGCGGGCCGGGGGCTGGGCGGTGACATCGTGGACTGGTCGGTGGATCAGGCCGCGCGGCAGGGATTCCCGTGGCTGCGCCTGGATGTGTGGCGTACCAACCACGGGCTTCAGCGCTACTACCTGGAGCACGGATTCGAGCACGTGCGCACGGTCGTGGTGGACGGGCGCGACTCAGGGGCCTGCTTTCAACGGCGAGCCGCGCCCGTCTCCGTGCCGAACATCGTCGAAGAGGGCGTACGCGACGTTCTGTGA
- a CDS encoding helix-turn-helix domain-containing protein, producing MTTSTPDSVRLTDTQLYRVTDAMRLLRMSRTVIYDQIRTGRLRSVKQGRARLITASAIRAYIALLEKEAEEAA from the coding sequence GTGACCACCTCAACGCCGGACAGCGTTCGGCTCACCGACACCCAGCTCTACCGCGTCACCGACGCCATGCGCCTCCTCCGCATGAGCCGAACCGTCATCTACGACCAGATCCGCACCGGCCGCCTGCGCTCCGTCAAGCAAGGCCGCGCCCGCCTCATCACCGCCAGCGCCATTCGCGCCTACATCGCCCTCCTGGAGAAGGAAGCAGAGGAAGCAGCCTGA
- a CDS encoding tyrosine-type recombinase/integrase, with the protein MTKRRSRGDGGLHWDDKRQRWIATASLGYDPSGKRIVKRGSGKTKTEAKNKLKEVLRDYEDGLTIAPGESTVAQAATDWLAYGLSGLDPSTVATNTILVKTHIIPALGKRKLRDLNAQDVDKWLASKAKTHSTSTVARLHSCLNRIIKRAMARDKVRRNVVELCRVPQGKEGRPSKALTMAQAEEVLKAAEGKNLYAYIVVSLLTGARTEELRALRWDHVDLEGNLDGTPPIPPYVAVWRSVRSGGDTKTRKSRRTLALPKRCVDALIEQRAAQQKEQGDAWSEHGLVFASTAGTELDAANVRRAFRRVIKYTSLDPSEWTPRELRHSFVSLLSDNGTPLEEISRLVGHSSTAVTELVYRKQIRPVLQGGAVVMDTIFKT; encoded by the coding sequence ATGACCAAGCGACGCAGCAGAGGAGACGGCGGCCTCCACTGGGACGACAAGCGCCAACGCTGGATCGCCACCGCCAGCCTCGGCTATGACCCCAGCGGCAAGCGCATCGTGAAACGAGGCAGCGGCAAGACCAAGACCGAAGCCAAGAACAAGCTCAAGGAGGTGCTCAGGGACTATGAAGACGGGCTGACCATCGCGCCAGGGGAGTCGACCGTCGCTCAAGCAGCGACCGACTGGCTGGCCTACGGGCTCAGCGGGTTGGACCCAAGCACCGTCGCGACGAACACCATCCTGGTCAAGACGCACATCATCCCCGCGCTGGGCAAGCGGAAGCTCCGCGACCTCAATGCACAGGATGTGGACAAGTGGTTGGCCAGCAAGGCCAAGACACACAGCACGAGTACCGTGGCGCGGCTCCATTCCTGTCTGAATCGGATCATCAAGCGTGCCATGGCGCGCGACAAGGTCCGGCGGAACGTGGTCGAGCTGTGTCGAGTGCCCCAGGGCAAGGAAGGACGCCCGTCCAAGGCGCTCACAATGGCCCAGGCAGAAGAGGTGCTGAAGGCCGCCGAGGGCAAGAACCTGTACGCCTACATCGTGGTCTCCCTGCTCACCGGCGCACGCACCGAGGAACTCCGCGCACTGCGCTGGGATCACGTGGACCTGGAGGGCAATCTCGACGGCACCCCGCCGATACCGCCGTACGTCGCCGTGTGGCGCTCCGTGCGAAGCGGGGGAGACACCAAGACCCGCAAGTCACGGCGCACCCTCGCCCTCCCTAAGCGGTGCGTAGACGCGCTGATCGAACAACGGGCAGCTCAGCAGAAGGAGCAAGGCGACGCCTGGTCAGAGCATGGCTTGGTGTTCGCCTCCACCGCCGGAACCGAACTGGACGCGGCCAACGTACGGCGAGCGTTCCGGCGTGTAATCAAGTACACAAGCTTGGACCCCTCGGAGTGGACCCCGCGAGAGCTGAGGCACAGCTTCGTCTCTCTGCTTTCCGACAACGGGACGCCGTTGGAAGAGATTTCTCGCTTGGTAGGTCACAGCAGTACGGCCGTCACAGAGCTGGTCTACCGCAAGCAGATTCGGCCGGTACTACAAGGAGGGGCGGTCGTGATGGACACAATCTTCAAGACGTGA
- a CDS encoding cell division protein FtsK: MTHHPHDHEDHPDENDGPTAPETGGEVVPLDAARRRARRADDRDEDEFFDRETIAIEGTVLGPPVDPPDDDVPYHSSTDRRRAPIVPATLKSWNGTRSMLIWAAKDAGYVLGYHAVRSPKYAAKATLYAPVGFFRATGKLLHWATAEEGNWALRQYAADRNDPETWLKLDKQRQRQSRWRWSVLAALAVTALIGLLVFLLADIPTWGRLLAIAVVVPLLARAGRPTDKPITDRVSEGPRYRKLTAELVRRALLSCGISGINQAVSKDQHAISFPQDIHRDGPGHLAIIDLPFGVEAADVVARRGRLASGMRLPLDQVWPEPGDGHPGRLALWVGYEPASQMKQPAWPLLKDGKVDVFKPFPFATTPRMDTINAALMFRNWLVGGQPGSGKTFALRLAVLAASLDPRSELRIYELKGVGDFKVLEPVCTEYGNGFDDETIARCAGMIRWLYKECEHRSKRIAHFAQLGKAPENKVTPELASLKDSGLHPLIVAIDEIQELFLHPKYGKEAGEILEKVIKLGRALGVILLIGTQIPDKDSLPTGITRNVNTRYCMSVADQVANDMILGTSMYKNGYRATIFEPVKEAGWGILSGLGKPAARRSFMVDTDAAKHVVTRAMQLRGLAGTLPEEGTQTRTDAPTFDLLTDLAQIWPAGETAAWNETLCTRLAELRPDFYTGWASEQLTTALKPHGVAVQSIGRRIDGKAVTRRGIRLDDLTDAIAGRNRRTGTE; this comes from the coding sequence ATGACTCATCACCCGCACGACCACGAAGACCACCCCGACGAGAACGACGGTCCGACCGCACCCGAGACCGGTGGCGAGGTCGTCCCGCTGGACGCGGCTCGTCGCCGCGCCCGCCGCGCGGACGACCGCGACGAGGACGAGTTCTTCGACCGCGAGACGATCGCGATCGAGGGCACGGTCCTCGGGCCGCCGGTCGACCCGCCGGACGACGACGTGCCCTACCACTCCAGCACTGACAGACGTCGCGCTCCGATCGTCCCCGCGACCTTGAAGTCTTGGAACGGTACACGCTCCATGCTGATCTGGGCCGCCAAGGACGCCGGGTACGTGCTCGGCTACCACGCGGTCCGCTCACCCAAGTACGCCGCCAAGGCCACCCTCTACGCCCCGGTCGGCTTCTTCCGCGCCACGGGCAAGCTCCTGCACTGGGCGACGGCCGAGGAGGGCAACTGGGCACTGCGCCAGTACGCCGCCGACCGCAACGACCCGGAGACCTGGCTGAAGCTGGACAAGCAGCGCCAGCGCCAATCCCGCTGGCGCTGGTCGGTCCTGGCCGCCCTCGCGGTGACGGCCCTGATCGGCCTCCTCGTCTTCCTACTCGCCGACATCCCGACGTGGGGCCGCCTGCTGGCCATCGCCGTGGTGGTGCCGCTGCTGGCCCGCGCCGGTAGGCCCACGGACAAGCCCATCACCGACCGCGTCTCGGAAGGACCGCGCTACCGCAAGCTCACCGCCGAGCTGGTCCGCCGCGCGCTGCTGTCCTGCGGCATCTCCGGCATCAACCAGGCCGTCAGCAAGGACCAGCACGCCATCAGCTTCCCGCAGGACATCCACCGCGACGGCCCCGGCCACCTGGCCATCATCGACTTGCCCTTCGGCGTGGAGGCCGCCGACGTGGTCGCCCGCCGTGGCCGGCTGGCCTCCGGCATGCGCCTCCCGCTCGACCAGGTCTGGCCCGAACCCGGCGACGGCCACCCCGGCCGCCTCGCCCTGTGGGTCGGCTACGAACCCGCCTCCCAGATGAAGCAACCCGCCTGGCCCCTGCTCAAGGACGGCAAGGTGGACGTCTTCAAGCCCTTCCCGTTCGCCACCACGCCCCGCATGGACACCATCAACGCCGCCCTGATGTTCCGCAACTGGCTGGTCGGCGGCCAGCCAGGCTCCGGCAAGACCTTCGCCCTGCGCCTGGCCGTACTCGCCGCTTCGCTGGACCCGCGCTCCGAGCTGCGCATCTACGAACTCAAGGGCGTCGGAGACTTCAAGGTCCTGGAGCCGGTCTGCACCGAGTACGGCAACGGTTTCGACGACGAGACCATCGCCCGCTGCGCCGGGATGATCCGCTGGCTCTACAAGGAGTGCGAACACCGCTCCAAGCGCATCGCCCACTTCGCCCAGCTCGGCAAGGCCCCGGAGAACAAGGTCACCCCGGAACTCGCCTCGCTCAAGGACTCCGGCCTGCACCCGCTGATCGTCGCCATCGACGAAATCCAAGAGCTGTTCCTGCACCCCAAGTACGGCAAGGAAGCCGGAGAGATCCTGGAGAAGGTCATCAAGCTGGGCCGCGCCCTGGGCGTGATCCTGCTGATCGGCACCCAGATCCCCGACAAGGACAGCCTGCCGACCGGCATCACCCGCAACGTCAACACCCGCTACTGCATGAGCGTCGCCGACCAGGTCGCCAACGACATGATCCTCGGCACCTCGATGTACAAGAACGGCTACCGCGCCACCATCTTCGAGCCCGTCAAAGAGGCCGGTTGGGGCATCCTGTCCGGCCTCGGCAAGCCAGCCGCCCGCCGCTCCTTCATGGTGGACACCGACGCCGCCAAGCACGTGGTGACCCGCGCCATGCAGCTACGCGGCTTGGCCGGCACCCTGCCCGAGGAAGGCACCCAGACCCGCACCGACGCGCCCACCTTCGACCTGCTCACCGACCTCGCCCAAATCTGGCCCGCAGGCGAGACGGCCGCCTGGAACGAAACCCTGTGCACCCGCCTGGCCGAACTTCGCCCCGACTTCTACACCGGCTGGGCCTCCGAACAGCTCACCACCGCACTCAAACCGCACGGCGTAGCCGTCCAGAGCATCGGCCGCCGCATCGACGGCAAGGCCGTCACCCGGCGCGGCATCCGCCTGGACGACCTCACCGACGCCATAGCGGGACGTAACCGCCGAACCGGCACCGAGTAA
- a CDS encoding bifunctional DNA primase/polymerase codes for MPITNLTRYALAAAARGWHVFPLAPNGKTPPRGFTNWQHRTTTDPATIRRIWQRPYNLGIATGPSNLVVIDLDQPKPDEQPPPQWNRPGIRDGADVLAALCDQAGQPLPLETFQVRTRRGGLHLYFTAPNGVTLTNTQGGNGGLGWLIDTRANGGYVVGPGSHVTDEHGSGTYKVLHPIPPTPLPVWLVERLRPAPLPPQKPITVPLVSDRHGAYIRAAVLGELQRVASSPPHGHNNALYLASVALGQLVAGGELHAAAVTTWLTEAATQIGQPYREAQRTIASGLRAGARRPRTVAA; via the coding sequence ATGCCGATCACGAACCTGACCCGCTACGCCCTCGCAGCCGCCGCCCGAGGCTGGCACGTCTTCCCGCTCGCGCCGAACGGCAAGACTCCGCCCCGCGGCTTCACCAACTGGCAACACCGCACCACCACCGACCCGGCCACCATCCGCCGCATCTGGCAGCGTCCATACAACCTCGGCATCGCCACCGGCCCGTCCAACCTCGTCGTCATCGACCTGGACCAGCCCAAGCCCGATGAGCAACCACCACCGCAGTGGAACCGCCCCGGCATCCGAGACGGCGCAGACGTCCTCGCCGCCCTCTGTGACCAGGCCGGACAACCACTCCCGCTGGAGACCTTCCAGGTCCGCACCCGACGCGGCGGCCTGCACCTGTACTTCACCGCACCCAATGGAGTCACCCTGACGAACACCCAAGGTGGCAACGGCGGCCTCGGCTGGCTGATCGACACCCGCGCGAACGGCGGCTACGTCGTCGGCCCCGGCAGCCACGTCACCGACGAACACGGCAGCGGCACCTACAAGGTCCTGCACCCCATCCCACCAACACCACTCCCGGTCTGGCTAGTGGAGCGACTACGCCCGGCCCCACTGCCACCACAGAAGCCCATCACCGTGCCCCTCGTATCCGACCGCCACGGCGCGTACATCCGCGCCGCCGTCCTCGGTGAGCTGCAACGGGTGGCCAGCTCACCACCCCACGGCCACAACAACGCGCTCTACCTCGCGTCCGTCGCGCTCGGCCAGCTCGTCGCCGGAGGCGAGTTGCACGCCGCCGCCGTCACTACGTGGCTCACGGAGGCAGCCACGCAGATCGGCCAGCCCTACCGCGAGGCCCAGCGCACCATCGCCTCCGGCCTGCGCGCCGGAGCCCGCCGGCCCCGAACGGTGGCCGCATGA